From one Lycium barbarum isolate Lr01 chromosome 6, ASM1917538v2, whole genome shotgun sequence genomic stretch:
- the LOC132644757 gene encoding uncharacterized protein LOC132644757, whose product MRNPHLDESNFLSSSINALKEDIRVGVKVFKPTTFRLAIEQAKLQERVIEVTERKAKGTAKLSTKFNSYPTSHQCQKNQLNYLMGEIEVNPKCPTSVEDPSIEDLIIKSDIEQWFCKEYEPMNLALLIDSSSTHSLIDERPFKEITYQASYCPPVRVIVADGNYVMCTSHGKGFMWKMQGRPFQEDLLIIPRGGNDQEDETIQKVPEQYKDVFMEPKSLLSVRALDHTIPLKPGSMPLSFRPYRYNFHQTDELERQVKEMPTSGIIQQSQSPFSSPVLLVKKKDGTWRFCVDWRGLNKITIKDKYPIPIVDDPLDEMV is encoded by the exons ATGAGGAATCCTCACTTAGATGAATCTAATTTTTTGTCTAGCTCCATAAATGCTTTAAAAGAAGACATCAGGGTTGGTGTGAAAGTGTTCAAACCTACTACTTTTAGGCTTGCAATTGAGCAAGCTAAACTACAAGAAAGAGTCATTGAAGTTACTGAGAGGAAGGCTAAAGGAACTGCCAAACTCTCAACAAAATTCAATAGTTATCCTACCA GCCACCAATGCCAGAAGAATCAGTTGAACTACTTGATGGGTGAAATTGAAGTTAATCCAAAATGCCCTACTAGTGTTGAAGATCCATCCATTGAAGATTTGATCATTAAGAGTGATATAGAGCAA TGGTTTTGCAAAGAATATGAACCTATGAACCTTGCCTTGTTGATTGATTCTAGCAGCACACATAGTTTAATTGATGAGAGACCTTTTAAAGAAATTACTTATCAAGCTAGTTATTGTCCTCCTGTGAGAGTGATAGTAGCTGATGGCAATTATGTCATGTGTACTTCTCACGGCAAAGGCTTTATGTGGAAAATGCAAGGCAGGCCTTTCCAAGAAGATTTGCTCATCATACCACGTGGAGGAAAT GATCAAGAGGATGAGACCATTCAAAAAGTACCAGAACAATACAAGGATGTGTTTATGGAGCCAAAATCCTTACTATCTGTCAGAGCCTTGGACCATACTATTCCTCTCAAACCTGGTTCTATGCCATTAAGTTTCAGACCCTACAGGTACAACTTTCACCAGACGGATGAATTAGAAAGGCAAGTTAAAGAAATGCCTACTAGTGGCATCATTCAACAGAGTCAATCACCATTCTCATCTCCAGTGCTTCTTGTCAAAAAGAAGGATGGGACATGGAGATTCTGTGTGGATTGGAGAGGCTTAAATAAAATAACTATCAAagacaagtatcccattcccatTGTTGATGATCCGTTGGATGAAATGGTTTAG